In the Flagellimonas sp. MMG031 genome, one interval contains:
- a CDS encoding M1 family metallopeptidase yields the protein MNRFKYCFASVLFLFGAMVMAQEEGEVKQEREPGHYNQSKFKQLYEEFSTPNTYRSASGAPGPDYYQQQADYVMDIQLDDKNARISGEETITYHNNSPDDLEFLWVQLDQNVRAKDSKSPLRDGNGVNIAYTADNFAQTYISEPFDGGFNIESVTDANGRPLSYTINQTMMRVNIPQALKSGEKISFSIKWWYNIPDHTVNRARSGYEYFPKDGNRAYVIAQFFPRMAVYSDVEGWQNHQFWGSGEFALPFGNYEVSITVPADHVLDATGELQNRDEVFSKEMMKRYKQATKSYDKPVLIVTQEEAEAAEKGFSNDTKTWKFKATNVRDYAFATSRKFIWDMQAVKIGNKDVMAVSLYPKEGNPLWEEQSTKAVAQTLKTYSKHTFDYPYHKAISVHAKNQGMEYPMICWNYGRPNEDGTYSDRVKYGMISVIIHEVGHNFFPMIVNSDERQWGWMDEGLDTFMQYLAEQEFGENYPDVIAPNEKYPSRRGEPSKIVPYMAGDQSYISPIMSNPENVYQLGPNAYAKPATALNILRETVMGKELFDHAFKTYAQRWMFKHPTPEDFFRTMEDASAVDLDWFWRGWFYTTDYVDIGVKGVKKYYVSNKPTKEMEKYMADRNLTEADLPPLVYLAEEDSEDFEPELKGKSPTETSQNLKAFMMDNMTEAERSQVKEPKYFYEITFDKPGGIPMPLIVEYTYADGTTESVTYPPEIWRKNDAEVKRVMATQKEIVGIVVDPKLETADIDTTNNSWPKKEEKSDFDKFKENIKGK from the coding sequence ATGAACAGATTTAAGTATTGCTTTGCTTCCGTGTTGTTCCTTTTTGGTGCCATGGTCATGGCGCAGGAAGAGGGCGAAGTGAAACAGGAACGGGAGCCCGGTCATTACAACCAGAGTAAATTCAAACAATTGTATGAGGAGTTTTCAACTCCCAACACCTATCGGTCCGCCTCCGGGGCACCAGGTCCCGATTATTACCAGCAGCAGGCCGATTATGTAATGGACATCCAATTGGACGATAAGAACGCCAGAATCAGTGGAGAGGAAACCATTACCTATCATAACAATTCGCCAGACGACCTAGAGTTCCTTTGGGTGCAGTTGGACCAAAATGTACGTGCCAAGGATTCCAAATCCCCATTGCGTGATGGAAACGGTGTGAACATTGCCTACACTGCCGATAATTTTGCACAAACCTATATCAGCGAACCTTTTGATGGCGGGTTCAATATCGAATCCGTAACCGATGCCAATGGAAGGCCATTGTCGTACACCATCAACCAAACCATGATGCGAGTGAACATTCCGCAGGCTTTAAAAAGCGGTGAGAAGATTTCATTTTCCATCAAATGGTGGTACAACATTCCAGACCACACTGTAAATAGAGCCCGTTCGGGATATGAATATTTCCCAAAAGACGGAAACCGTGCGTATGTGATCGCCCAGTTCTTTCCAAGAATGGCGGTTTACAGCGATGTGGAAGGATGGCAGAACCACCAGTTCTGGGGAAGCGGCGAGTTCGCTTTGCCTTTTGGTAACTATGAGGTAAGTATCACGGTACCTGCCGACCACGTGCTGGATGCGACAGGGGAACTTCAGAACCGTGACGAAGTTTTCTCCAAAGAAATGATGAAGCGTTACAAGCAAGCTACCAAGTCGTACGACAAGCCTGTGCTCATTGTAACCCAAGAAGAGGCCGAAGCTGCCGAAAAAGGATTTTCCAACGATACCAAGACTTGGAAGTTTAAGGCAACCAATGTAAGGGACTACGCCTTTGCTACCTCCAGAAAATTTATCTGGGACATGCAGGCCGTTAAAATAGGAAATAAGGATGTGATGGCCGTATCGCTTTACCCCAAAGAAGGAAACCCCCTTTGGGAAGAGCAGTCTACAAAAGCCGTGGCACAGACCCTAAAGACCTATTCAAAACACACCTTTGATTATCCATACCATAAAGCCATATCCGTTCATGCCAAGAACCAAGGAATGGAATATCCAATGATTTGTTGGAACTATGGTCGTCCTAACGAGGATGGTACCTATTCCGATAGGGTAAAGTACGGGATGATCAGTGTGATTATCCACGAAGTAGGACACAACTTCTTCCCGATGATCGTCAACTCCGATGAGCGTCAGTGGGGTTGGATGGACGAAGGATTGGATACCTTTATGCAGTATTTGGCCGAGCAAGAATTCGGCGAAAACTATCCAGATGTTATCGCTCCAAACGAAAAATACCCATCCCGAAGAGGGGAGCCATCCAAGATTGTTCCCTACATGGCAGGAGACCAAAGTTATATTTCTCCCATCATGTCCAATCCGGAGAACGTGTACCAGCTTGGTCCAAATGCCTACGCTAAGCCAGCTACGGCCCTCAACATTCTTAGGGAGACCGTAATGGGCAAGGAGCTTTTTGACCATGCCTTTAAAACCTATGCGCAACGTTGGATGTTCAAGCACCCAACACCTGAGGATTTCTTCCGCACCATGGAAGATGCATCCGCAGTGGATTTGGATTGGTTCTGGAGAGGATGGTTCTACACTACTGATTATGTAGACATCGGCGTGAAGGGCGTTAAAAAGTACTACGTATCCAACAAGCCTACCAAGGAAATGGAAAAATATATGGCCGATAGAAATCTTACTGAAGCCGACCTACCACCTTTGGTGTACTTGGCCGAGGAAGACAGCGAGGACTTTGAGCCTGAACTGAAAGGAAAGTCGCCAACAGAGACTTCCCAAAACTTGAAGGCATTTATGATGGACAATATGACCGAAGCCGAAAGGTCTCAGGTAAAAGAGCCTAAGTATTTCTACGAAATCACTTTTGATAAGCCAGGAGGTATCCCGATGCCATTGATCGTGGAGTATACCTACGCAGATGGCACCACCGAAAGCGTAACCTATCCACCAGAAATCTGGAGAAAGAACGATGCTGAGGTGAAAAGAGTAATGGCCACCCAAAAGGAGATTGTTGGCATTGTGGTAGACCCCAAATTGGAGACTGCCGATATCGATACCACCAACAACTCATGGCCCAAGAAAGAAGAGAAGTCCGACTTTGATAAGTTCAAGGAGAACATCAAAGGAAAATAA
- a CDS encoding phosphatase PAP2 family protein, whose translation MWERLLKWDRDTFIYLNGLGIEQYDVFWSTVTQFTTWIPLFLLFIALFFLKFPKKEAWYRFLMVLGLAVFIGLITHVTKISVARLRPNNTEEINTLIRILKTPTDYSFFSGHASSSFSITMLVFLFLRHKVKWAILFFIWPILFAMSRIYVGVHFPIDILVGMLVGLLSGWLFYVLYERIIAPGSRSVRP comes from the coding sequence ATGTGGGAAAGACTGCTCAAATGGGATAGGGACACTTTTATTTATCTCAATGGGCTGGGTATAGAACAATACGATGTTTTCTGGTCCACGGTCACCCAATTCACCACTTGGATTCCCCTTTTTCTGTTATTTATAGCGCTATTTTTTCTGAAGTTCCCCAAAAAGGAAGCTTGGTATAGGTTTCTGATGGTTTTGGGCCTAGCTGTTTTCATCGGATTGATAACACATGTCACCAAAATTTCGGTAGCGCGGCTACGTCCCAACAATACGGAAGAAATCAATACCCTTATCCGAATACTAAAAACACCCACGGACTATAGTTTTTTCTCCGGACACGCCTCCAGTTCGTTTTCGATTACCATGTTGGTGTTCCTCTTCCTGAGGCACAAAGTAAAATGGGCGATTTTGTTTTTTATCTGGCCCATACTGTTTGCGATGAGCCGAATTTATGTCGGGGTACACTTTCCCATCGATATTTTGGTTGGAATGCTGGTTGGACTATTGTCTGGCTGGTTGTTTTATGTGCTGTACGAACGAATTATAGCACCCGGCTCAAGGTCAGTCCGTCCCTAA
- a CDS encoding MFS transporter: protein MKSLQLILSNPRYFGPAWVFTSINIWFGTWAIYIPTVKENLGINKADLGIALFCLSLGVFTIIPVASKLINRIGVGRASWLGVIFVSATAMLPLMAPNYYLLMAALYLFGAGNGFIDIAINTLVTEIEKEDKQNFMSAAHGFFSLGGILVGLGSFLIPVIGSPVLHMGITVVLVFIINLYFRKHYIHIVAAPVEKEPFSFKLFKPLLLLGIIGFVSFGSEGAIIDWSALYLKEMTKAPEMLIGAGFLAFSTTMTVGRFLGDGISARMGSIKLVGLGALIAACGYFLVLTQQTTWSIIGFALNGLGFSVIVPELFRIGGNVKGVDSSQGVAFIAGFGYIGFLLGPVILGFIAESASLNYSFMLLLCMALLVFGITFFLRRRGK from the coding sequence ATGAAGTCCTTACAACTGATTTTGTCCAACCCAAGATATTTTGGGCCAGCCTGGGTGTTTACCAGTATCAATATTTGGTTCGGTACATGGGCCATTTATATTCCTACGGTAAAGGAAAATCTGGGTATTAACAAAGCTGATCTGGGCATAGCCCTGTTTTGTTTGTCCCTTGGGGTTTTTACCATTATTCCAGTGGCATCCAAATTGATCAACCGGATTGGGGTGGGCAGGGCTTCTTGGCTTGGGGTCATCTTTGTGTCTGCCACCGCCATGCTACCACTCATGGCCCCCAATTATTATCTGTTGATGGCAGCGCTCTACCTGTTTGGTGCGGGCAACGGTTTTATCGATATTGCCATAAATACCTTGGTCACTGAGATTGAGAAAGAGGATAAGCAAAACTTCATGTCTGCGGCCCACGGGTTTTTCAGTTTAGGCGGTATTCTGGTGGGGCTGGGCAGCTTTTTGATTCCCGTAATCGGAAGTCCTGTCCTGCACATGGGCATAACGGTGGTGTTGGTGTTCATCATCAACCTATATTTTAGAAAGCATTACATCCACATTGTAGCAGCGCCCGTGGAAAAGGAACCGTTCAGCTTCAAACTTTTTAAACCCTTGCTGTTGTTGGGAATCATTGGGTTTGTTTCCTTTGGTAGCGAAGGGGCCATTATCGACTGGAGTGCCCTTTATCTCAAGGAAATGACCAAGGCTCCGGAAATGCTCATTGGAGCTGGATTTTTGGCCTTTTCCACCACTATGACGGTGGGTCGGTTTTTAGGTGATGGCATCAGCGCCCGGATGGGCTCCATTAAGTTGGTGGGGTTGGGTGCGCTGATTGCGGCCTGTGGATATTTTTTGGTGCTGACCCAACAAACCACTTGGTCCATAATTGGTTTTGCCCTCAACGGATTGGGATTTTCGGTGATTGTTCCCGAATTGTTCCGTATTGGCGGCAACGTGAAGGGCGTGGATTCCTCCCAAGGTGTGGCCTTTATCGCTGGTTTTGGGTATATCGGGTTTTTGTTGGGCCCGGTAATTCTCGGTTTTATTGCGGAAAGCGCCTCGCTCAATTATAGCTTTATGTTGCTCTTGTGCATGGCCCTGTTGGTTTTTGGGATTACGTTTTTCCTAAGGAGAAGGGGGAAGTAA
- a CDS encoding gliding motility-associated C-terminal domain-containing protein translates to MKPLLHIIALLSVSFTLAQSGLYNSGNFTVQNNAQIGLHTDFINDGNFDQTTGLVGFYGNRPIIVSGSIPPTLWDTEILMSGNVFLQNTLLVRNNVNFIDGDFLSPTNIAAVNLNFMDTGFFTGESDASKVTGFAAITNQDVFSFPVGDSAQLRPLILNSQGNTPLAVCAYFFEDPSNPETILQGFDTEQKVRDIGTVSDREFWIIQSDVPAQVTISWNSRSSLATIPNATLESIIVVGWSKASNQWVIIGNSAISGDLAQGFITSQTFVPSDYAAITFGTIPLPTDTFAVENPTLGNYFLSPNGDGINDFLVIDGMEESPNNSLRIFNRFGQKVFEKFNYINEFNGVSNTGSFVVSQDAGLPEGVYFYLVSLDDLELQYTGFLFLDR, encoded by the coding sequence TTGAAACCCCTCCTCCACATAATCGCCCTTCTTTCCGTCTCGTTTACCTTGGCCCAGAGCGGGCTGTACAATAGTGGTAACTTTACGGTGCAAAACAATGCCCAAATAGGGTTGCATACCGATTTTATCAACGATGGCAATTTTGATCAGACCACCGGACTCGTCGGGTTTTATGGCAATAGGCCCATCATCGTTTCCGGAAGCATTCCCCCCACCCTATGGGACACCGAGATTTTGATGAGCGGCAACGTCTTTTTACAAAACACCCTCTTGGTACGCAACAATGTCAATTTTATTGATGGGGACTTTTTGAGCCCAACCAACATAGCTGCGGTGAACCTAAATTTTATGGACACCGGATTTTTTACCGGGGAAAGCGATGCCTCAAAAGTCACCGGCTTTGCAGCCATCACCAATCAGGATGTTTTTTCCTTTCCTGTGGGCGATTCGGCGCAGCTCAGACCACTGATCCTAAATTCTCAAGGCAATACGCCCTTGGCGGTTTGCGCTTATTTTTTTGAGGACCCTTCCAATCCAGAGACCATTTTGCAGGGTTTCGATACCGAACAAAAAGTCAGGGATATTGGAACGGTATCGGACCGTGAATTTTGGATCATCCAAAGTGATGTGCCTGCACAGGTCACCATTTCTTGGAACAGCCGAAGCTCCTTGGCCACTATACCCAATGCCACACTGGAGTCCATCATTGTGGTAGGCTGGAGCAAAGCGTCCAACCAATGGGTCATTATAGGAAATTCGGCTATAAGTGGCGACCTTGCACAGGGGTTTATCACCTCGCAAACCTTTGTTCCGAGCGATTATGCGGCCATTACCTTTGGTACCATTCCATTGCCCACAGATACTTTTGCCGTGGAAAACCCGACCCTTGGCAATTATTTTTTGAGTCCAAACGGGGATGGCATCAACGATTTTTTGGTCATCGATGGGATGGAAGAATCACCGAACAATAGCTTGCGCATCTTTAACCGCTTTGGTCAAAAAGTGTTTGAAAAGTTCAACTACATCAACGAATTTAATGGGGTATCCAACACGGGAAGTTTTGTGGTGAGCCAAGATGCTGGGCTACCCGAAGGTGTCTATTTTTACTTGGTTTCGTTGGACGACCTAGAGTTGCAGTACACGGGCTTCCTTTTTCTGGACAGATAA
- the kynU gene encoding kynureninase — protein sequence MTFQNTLEFAKQLDASDALAPYRNEFHYPQVNGKDVIYFTGNSLGLQPKRTQRFVDEVMKDWRELAVEGHFYADKPWWDYHERLAEGLGKVVGAKPKEISVMNTLTVNLHLLMVSFYRPTAKRFKIICEEKAFPSDQYMLQSQVRFHGLNPEETIVEVKKREGEHAWRTEDIIQKIQEVGDELALVLMGGVNYYNGQVLDMEAITKAGKDAGAFVGWDLAHGVGNIKLHLHDWGADFAAWCSYKYMNSGPGNASGIFIHETHLGKEDIPRFEGWWGNKKETRFLMKPEFDPIESADAWQLSNPPILSVAPYLASLELFDEVGMDALIEKQKTIVAYLEFVLHEIDKEVDSTFEIITPQDRGCQLSVFLHGEGRSLFDYLMKHGVITDWREPNVIRLAPAPFYCSFEDMYRFGQILKQGIQTK from the coding sequence ATGACGTTCCAAAATACACTTGAATTCGCCAAACAATTAGACGCTTCCGATGCCTTGGCCCCGTATCGAAATGAGTTCCACTACCCTCAGGTCAACGGAAAGGATGTGATTTATTTTACCGGGAATTCCCTTGGGTTGCAACCCAAACGAACCCAACGGTTTGTGGACGAAGTGATGAAGGATTGGCGGGAACTCGCCGTGGAAGGACATTTTTATGCCGATAAACCTTGGTGGGATTACCACGAGCGGCTTGCCGAAGGATTGGGTAAGGTGGTGGGGGCCAAACCCAAAGAGATTTCGGTGATGAACACGCTCACCGTAAACCTTCATTTATTGATGGTTTCCTTTTACCGGCCCACAGCTAAGCGATTCAAGATAATTTGTGAGGAGAAGGCCTTTCCATCCGACCAATATATGCTCCAAAGTCAGGTGCGTTTTCATGGATTGAATCCCGAAGAAACAATTGTAGAGGTAAAAAAGCGGGAAGGGGAGCACGCATGGCGTACGGAAGATATCATCCAAAAAATCCAAGAAGTGGGCGATGAGCTTGCCTTGGTGTTGATGGGTGGCGTGAACTATTACAATGGCCAGGTTTTGGATATGGAAGCCATTACCAAGGCAGGAAAAGATGCTGGCGCCTTTGTGGGTTGGGATTTGGCCCATGGCGTGGGGAACATCAAACTGCACTTGCATGATTGGGGCGCCGATTTTGCCGCTTGGTGCAGCTACAAGTATATGAACAGCGGGCCTGGTAACGCATCTGGAATATTTATTCATGAAACCCACTTGGGCAAGGAGGATATTCCCCGTTTTGAAGGTTGGTGGGGCAACAAAAAGGAAACCCGTTTTTTGATGAAGCCCGAGTTTGACCCCATTGAGAGTGCCGACGCATGGCAGTTGAGCAATCCGCCCATACTTTCCGTAGCACCCTACTTGGCCTCCTTGGAGCTTTTTGATGAAGTGGGTATGGATGCGCTAATCGAAAAACAAAAGACCATTGTGGCCTATTTGGAGTTTGTACTGCACGAAATCGATAAGGAGGTGGATAGTACCTTCGAGATTATCACGCCCCAAGATAGAGGGTGCCAGCTTTCAGTGTTTTTGCATGGAGAGGGCAGGTCCCTTTTTGATTATTTGATGAAGCACGGTGTAATCACGGATTGGAGGGAGCCCAACGTCATTCGATTGGCCCCAGCACCCTTTTATTGTTCCTTTGAGGATATGTACCGTTTTGGACAGATATTAAAACAAGGCATCCAAACCAAATAA
- a CDS encoding carboxypeptidase-like regulatory domain-containing protein: protein MKNTFLIVFSLLLSGWCLAQDSRTMLRGKVLYRSSNVPNENVINSTSGRATITNDNGEFMIEVKEGDQLVFTAINYQLKVVDVTPEILANNRLVVEVDEKVQELDEVIVTPENQERFLEVKNEDFKQFEYEIDRGTEVENVANSRITRGMRDGINFVNIFKALFKSQDESGQEREPLKVSEVLRQVYDDEFFVVDLRLPQDKIDAFLLYCDDKVPSQTLLKKENEFQLIDFLVTQSKEYLATLNEE, encoded by the coding sequence ATGAAAAATACATTTTTGATAGTGTTCTCTTTGCTCCTGAGCGGCTGGTGCTTAGCACAGGATTCACGCACCATGCTGAGGGGAAAGGTGTTGTATAGGAGTTCCAACGTGCCCAATGAGAATGTTATCAACTCCACTAGTGGGCGGGCGACCATTACCAACGATAACGGTGAGTTTATGATTGAAGTGAAGGAAGGCGATCAGTTGGTATTTACCGCCATCAACTATCAGCTCAAAGTAGTGGATGTCACCCCGGAAATTTTGGCCAATAACCGTTTGGTGGTCGAAGTGGACGAAAAGGTGCAGGAGTTGGACGAGGTGATTGTTACCCCAGAAAACCAAGAACGTTTCCTAGAGGTCAAGAACGAAGACTTTAAACAGTTTGAATACGAAATAGATCGTGGCACAGAGGTAGAAAATGTGGCCAATTCCCGGATTACCCGAGGGATGCGGGACGGTATCAACTTCGTAAACATTTTCAAGGCGCTGTTCAAGTCGCAGGATGAGAGCGGACAGGAAAGGGAGCCTTTAAAGGTAAGCGAGGTGCTTCGCCAAGTGTACGATGATGAATTTTTTGTCGTAGATCTTCGACTTCCACAGGATAAAATAGATGCTTTTCTACTATACTGCGACGATAAGGTACCTTCACAGACGCTCCTTAAAAAGGAGAACGAATTTCAGTTGATCGATTTTCTAGTGACCCAGAGCAAAGAATATCTGGCAACCTTGAACGAAGAATGA
- a CDS encoding DUF6702 family protein, protein MMKFKKSKMVLLPMVLFLMVSFATAHKFYVSVTNINYSEDDAAFQITSRIFIDDLDKLLKERYGIEAKLATPNESKVADEYIEKYFRTKFLVELDGEPANYTFLGKRYDTDVVICYLEISNVNLSETKTMSVQNEILTDLFDEQKNIVHVKWKENKKSFVLIRENNKGMLNL, encoded by the coding sequence ATGATGAAATTCAAGAAATCAAAAATGGTATTGCTTCCCATGGTACTTTTTCTAATGGTATCTTTTGCAACAGCCCATAAATTCTACGTCAGCGTTACCAATATTAACTATTCCGAGGATGATGCCGCCTTTCAGATTACAAGCCGGATATTTATTGATGATTTGGATAAACTTCTTAAAGAACGCTATGGAATTGAAGCCAAATTGGCGACACCGAATGAATCCAAGGTGGCAGATGAGTATATCGAAAAATACTTCAGGACAAAATTTTTGGTGGAACTCGACGGGGAACCTGCCAATTATACTTTTCTTGGAAAGCGGTACGACACCGATGTCGTAATCTGCTATTTGGAAATTTCCAATGTCAATTTATCGGAAACCAAAACCATGTCCGTACAGAACGAAATCCTTACCGATCTGTTCGATGAGCAAAAGAACATCGTGCATGTCAAATGGAAGGAAAACAAAAAAAGTTTTGTGCTCATTCGGGAAAACAATAAAGGAATGTTAAACTTATAA
- a CDS encoding O-methyltransferase gives MHFLSPILETYIANHSEDEPELLQELTRETHLKVIQPRMITGHFQGRVLSMLSKIIHPKYILEIGTYTGYSALCLAEGLQKDGELHTIEVNEELYPMQRRYFDKSGHGSQIHQHIGDALDIVPNLPQTFDLVFIDAQKVNYDAYFEAVIQKTRPGSIILSDNVLWSGKVVEPLQKSDKATEALLAYNQKLKEDNRVETVLLPIRDGLTLSRVL, from the coding sequence ATGCATTTCCTATCGCCCATATTGGAAACATATATTGCCAACCATTCGGAGGACGAACCGGAACTGTTGCAGGAACTCACCCGTGAAACCCATTTAAAGGTAATCCAGCCCAGAATGATCACGGGACATTTTCAAGGGAGGGTCTTGAGTATGTTATCCAAGATCATCCACCCAAAGTATATTTTGGAAATCGGCACCTATACGGGCTATTCGGCGCTTTGTTTGGCGGAGGGGCTTCAAAAAGATGGGGAATTGCACACCATTGAGGTCAACGAAGAACTCTATCCCATGCAGCGGAGGTATTTTGACAAAAGCGGGCATGGTTCCCAAATCCATCAACATATTGGTGATGCACTGGATATTGTTCCCAACTTGCCCCAAACTTTTGACCTTGTTTTTATAGATGCACAAAAGGTCAACTACGATGCCTATTTTGAGGCGGTCATCCAAAAAACAAGACCGGGCAGCATCATTCTTTCGGACAATGTACTTTGGTCGGGAAAGGTGGTGGAACCCTTGCAAAAATCGGACAAGGCCACGGAAGCTTTACTGGCTTACAATCAAAAACTGAAAGAGGATAACAGGGTGGAGACCGTTCTTTTGCCCATTAGGGACGGACTGACCTTGAGCCGGGTGCTATAA
- a CDS encoding GNAT family N-acetyltransferase codes for MTLPKVTIRAATMDDLPVLLNFEQEIIKSERPFDVTIKSGTISYYDIGAMIQNSESHVVVAEVEGKIVASGYAISKRARHYLNHERYAYLGFMYTDVAYRGRGINAQIVEELKQWSHAKGFQEIRLTVYNDNTSAIKAYEKVGFKKHIIEMRLE; via the coding sequence ATGACATTACCAAAGGTAACGATTCGGGCGGCGACTATGGACGACCTCCCCGTATTGCTCAATTTTGAACAGGAAATCATTAAGTCGGAACGCCCATTCGATGTGACCATAAAAAGTGGAACCATCAGTTACTACGATATTGGTGCTATGATTCAAAATAGCGAATCCCATGTCGTGGTAGCCGAAGTTGAAGGGAAGATAGTCGCTTCAGGCTATGCCATTTCCAAACGGGCTAGGCATTATCTTAATCATGAACGGTACGCTTATTTGGGTTTTATGTATACCGATGTAGCCTATCGCGGCAGGGGAATCAATGCCCAAATCGTGGAAGAGCTCAAACAATGGTCGCATGCCAAAGGGTTTCAGGAGATTCGGCTTACCGTTTACAATGACAATACTTCGGCCATTAAAGCCTACGAAAAGGTGGGCTTTAAAAAACATATCATCGAAATGCGGTTGGAATAG
- a CDS encoding carboxypeptidase-like regulatory domain-containing protein, protein MKNCWLAVLFFVTQWGFAQSGEEQVLRGRVVSEDKDVVGVVVQNLGTQNAVITDLDGNFAIEVSVNDTLVFSAVHFLRKIVPVTETLYNSNFVEVPMQEFVNELKEVVVTPYNLTGDLTKDIDRVVLEKDVTAEALNLPNAHRRIPTQSERKLQEASAMRVTAGGGLGGAGGGMSLNPIINAITGRTKMLKNRVKIDRTYAQTQEVQGFYGDSLFLTTLKIPMERIDDFMYFCEVDEAFQNAIASEDKLQILDIMIRKSRAYRENNDLD, encoded by the coding sequence ATGAAAAACTGCTGGCTTGCGGTATTGTTTTTTGTAACCCAATGGGGCTTTGCCCAATCTGGTGAGGAACAGGTATTGCGGGGAAGAGTGGTCAGCGAAGATAAGGATGTGGTCGGGGTGGTGGTCCAAAATCTAGGCACCCAAAATGCCGTTATCACCGATTTGGACGGGAATTTTGCCATCGAGGTCAGCGTGAACGATACCTTAGTGTTCTCTGCCGTACACTTTCTTAGGAAAATAGTACCTGTCACCGAAACCCTGTACAATTCTAACTTTGTTGAGGTTCCCATGCAGGAGTTTGTGAACGAATTGAAAGAAGTGGTGGTGACCCCTTATAATCTTACGGGAGACCTCACAAAGGACATAGACCGGGTGGTACTGGAAAAAGATGTGACTGCCGAGGCCTTGAATCTGCCCAATGCCCATCGTCGGATACCCACACAGAGCGAACGAAAGCTGCAAGAAGCATCTGCCATGAGGGTAACCGCTGGGGGCGGACTTGGAGGAGCCGGTGGGGGTATGAGCCTGAATCCCATCATCAATGCCATCACCGGACGTACAAAAATGCTCAAGAACCGGGTAAAAATTGATAGAACTTATGCCCAGACCCAAGAAGTGCAAGGATTTTATGGAGACTCCCTGTTTTTGACCACTTTGAAGATTCCCATGGAGCGCATTGACGATTTCATGTATTTCTGCGAAGTGGACGAAGCATTTCAAAATGCGATAGCTTCCGAGGACAAACTGCAAATTTTGGATATCATGATTCGGAAAAGCAGGGCGTATCGGGAGAACAATGATTTGGATTGA
- a CDS encoding twin-arginine translocase TatA/TatE family subunit, translated as MQFLFISGAEIFFILFVVVMVFGADKIPGIARGLGKGMRQLRDATDDIKREIQKSADVDTDFTKNIRKEIDDVKKNVNEVSGSIKRDLNK; from the coding sequence ATGCAATTTTTATTCATCAGCGGAGCCGAGATATTTTTCATCCTATTTGTAGTGGTGATGGTGTTTGGTGCGGATAAAATCCCTGGAATAGCCAGGGGGCTCGGCAAAGGAATGCGCCAACTCAGGGATGCCACCGACGATATTAAGCGCGAAATCCAAAAAAGCGCCGACGTGGATACCGACTTTACCAAGAATATCCGAAAGGAAATTGACGATGTCAAGAAGAATGTGAACGAAGTTTCCGGTTCCATCAAACGAGATCTCAATAAATAA
- a CDS encoding VOC family protein gives MKVTLMSIPVQDQEKALQFYTKKLGFIKKKDEPLGGGNRWLTLVSKDWQDGPELLLEPAPNHFEPSKVYQNALMEAGIPWTQFDVVNVDAEYERLSKLGVEFTTKPTMAGNVTYAILNDTCGNYIQLVQEL, from the coding sequence ATGAAGGTAACATTGATGAGCATTCCTGTCCAGGACCAAGAAAAAGCGTTACAGTTTTACACAAAAAAACTGGGGTTCATTAAAAAGAAAGATGAACCCTTGGGAGGAGGCAACCGATGGCTCACCCTAGTTTCCAAAGATTGGCAAGATGGACCAGAACTCCTATTGGAACCAGCCCCCAATCATTTTGAACCATCAAAAGTGTACCAAAATGCGCTTATGGAAGCAGGAATCCCTTGGACACAGTTTGATGTTGTTAATGTGGATGCCGAGTATGAGCGGTTAAGCAAGCTTGGAGTCGAGTTTACGACCAAGCCAACTATGGCCGGAAATGTAACATATGCAATTCTTAACGATACTTGTGGGAATTACATTCAGTTGGTACAGGAGCTATAG